In Panthera tigris isolate Pti1 chromosome C1, P.tigris_Pti1_mat1.1, whole genome shotgun sequence, the following proteins share a genomic window:
- the LOC122240923 gene encoding small proline-rich protein 2G-like produces the protein MSYQQQQCKQPCQPPPVCPEPCPPPKCPEPCPPPPCPPVKCPPPPCQQKCPPVQPCPPCQQKCPPKSK, from the coding sequence ATGTCCTATCAACAGCAGCAGTGCAAGCAGCCCTGCCAGCCACCTCCTGTGTGCCCTGAGCCTTGCCCACCCCCAAAGTGTCCAGAGCCATGtccccctcctccatgcccaccTGTGAAGtgcccacctccaccctgccAGCAGAAGTGCCCTCCTGTGCAGCCGTGCCCCCCCTGCCAGCAGAAGTGCCCACCCAAGAGCAAGTAA